One segment of Carya illinoinensis cultivar Pawnee chromosome 1, C.illinoinensisPawnee_v1, whole genome shotgun sequence DNA contains the following:
- the LOC122288639 gene encoding vacuolar protein sorting-associated protein 24 homolog 1-like — protein MDKFKSMLKPRQNPQEQLRDWQRRLRQECRNIERQIRDVQREEKSVHKAIREAAKRNDMGSAKALAKEIVLSRKTVNRLHENKAQLNSISMHLGESVAIARTVGHLSKSAEVMKLVNNLMKAPEMATTMQEFSKEMTKAGVIEEFVTDAVDTALDSEDIEEETEEEVDKVLTEIAGETAAQLPEAVRKERVKLPAERASTSQEEEAIAEGADDEEELEELRARLAKVRS, from the exons ATGGACAAATTTAAGAGCATGTTGAAGCCCAGACAGAACCCACAAGAGCAATTGAGAGATTGGCAGAGACGGCTCCGCCAAGAATGCCGCAATATCGAGCGCCAAATCAGGG ATGTACAGAGGGAGGAAAAGAGCGTGCACAAAGCAATTAGAGAGGCTGCCAAGAGAAATGATATGGGATCAGCAAAG GCACTTGCGAAGGAAATTGTTTTGTCAAGAAAGACTGTGAATCGTCTTCACGAGAATAAAGCCCAACTgaactcaatatcaatgcacctTGGAGAAAGTGTCG CAATTGCCCGTACTGTGGGTCATTTGTCCAAGAGTGCTGAGGTCATGAAGCTTGTCAATAACCTCATGAAAGCACCAGAAATGGCAACCACAATGCAAGAATTCAGCAAAGAAATGACCAAG gCAGGGGTTATTGAAGAATTCGTTACGGATGCCGTTGACACGGCATTGGATTCGGAAGATATAGAGGAAGAAACTGAAGAAGAAGTTGATAAAGTTCTGACTGAAATAGCTGGTGAGACAGCTGCACAGCTTCCCGAAGCTGTAAGGAAGGAAAGGGTAAAGTTACCGGCCGAGAGAGCTAGCACTTCTCAAGAA GAAGAAGCTATAGCAGAAGGTGCAGACGATGAGGAAGAGCTGGAAGAGTTAAGGGCTCGACTTGCGAAAGTGAGATCATAG